Proteins co-encoded in one Candidatus Nitrosacidococcus tergens genomic window:
- a CDS encoding Rne/Rng family ribonuclease, whose protein sequence is MKKMLINGTHPEELRVAMVNGKKLQDLDIENASRGQKKGNIYKGKITRIEPSLEAVFVDYGTDRQGFLPLKDISNEYFQSSSGESYPKIQDLLKEGQELIVQIEKEERGNKGAALSTFISLAGKYLVLMPNNSKAGGVSRRIEGQERSSLLSALNTLDVPEGIGLIARTAAANKNEKELQRDFNYLTHLWQIIKTTAEGKKTPFLIYQESDVIIRALRDHLHLDVDEILIDTPSIYQRAYDFMCQVIPDEVHKLKLYQDKISLFTRFDIENQVESAFEREVHLSSGGAIVIDYTEALTAIDVNSARANKGEDIQATALSTNLEAAEEIARQLRIRDLGGLIVIDFIDMAMVHHQRSVEHQLKKCLREDRARIQVGRISRFGILEMSRQRLRPSLGDTYQTPCSNCEGKGYIRGTESFALSILRHIEEKVTQEKLISIKIQLPVPIASFLLNKKRTLLAAIEKRYGTELSLIPNSRIEAPIFESEKFKSEEKEEKKKEKINTSLDMKDYGFSFDTVKEDPINVEITKNTSESKEETVLTEIVPKIPKEDLESNILPFKLKPAPLKTQPEFLIHFWKVFNHEDLGENRVNINEHQNKSKSHYRNSKKQYRTSSRSEEVIDRNNKEPSESNENYNTSSPKPYHRPRQDRNRYRGRYHRTAASSKYSQDHKENKTVVQNDIVQQTIEAATDLAIPESDFQHIQKESVVN, encoded by the coding sequence ATGAAAAAAATGTTAATTAACGGAACGCACCCGGAAGAGCTGCGTGTAGCCATGGTAAATGGTAAGAAGTTGCAAGATTTAGATATTGAAAATGCAAGCCGAGGGCAAAAAAAGGGAAATATTTATAAAGGAAAAATTACTCGAATTGAACCTAGTTTAGAGGCAGTATTTGTTGATTATGGTACCGATCGGCAAGGATTTCTTCCTTTAAAAGATATATCCAATGAATATTTTCAATCTTCCTCTGGGGAAAGCTATCCTAAAATTCAAGATTTATTAAAAGAAGGTCAAGAACTTATTGTTCAAATAGAGAAAGAGGAGCGAGGGAATAAAGGGGCAGCACTTTCTACTTTTATTAGCCTTGCGGGTAAATATTTAGTATTAATGCCAAATAACTCGAAAGCAGGAGGGGTTTCACGCCGAATTGAAGGGCAAGAACGATCCAGTCTTTTATCTGCCTTAAATACACTAGATGTTCCTGAGGGGATAGGGCTGATCGCCAGAACAGCAGCAGCAAACAAAAATGAAAAAGAGCTACAACGAGATTTTAATTATTTAACTCATCTCTGGCAGATAATTAAAACAACCGCAGAAGGAAAAAAAACCCCCTTTCTTATCTATCAAGAGAGTGATGTAATTATCCGTGCTTTACGAGATCACTTACATTTAGATGTAGATGAGATACTGATTGATACCCCTAGTATTTACCAGCGTGCCTATGACTTTATGTGCCAAGTTATTCCTGATGAAGTACATAAATTAAAACTTTATCAAGATAAAATTTCTCTATTTACTCGCTTCGATATCGAAAATCAAGTGGAATCAGCCTTTGAACGAGAAGTTCATTTATCTTCAGGGGGTGCTATTGTTATTGATTATACAGAGGCATTAACAGCAATTGATGTGAATTCTGCCCGAGCTAATAAAGGGGAGGATATTCAAGCAACAGCACTTTCAACAAACTTAGAGGCAGCTGAAGAAATCGCACGACAATTGAGAATCCGAGATTTAGGAGGGTTAATTGTTATTGATTTTATCGATATGGCAATGGTACATCACCAAAGATCGGTGGAACATCAACTAAAAAAATGCTTACGAGAAGATCGAGCAAGGATACAAGTGGGTCGTATTTCCAGATTTGGTATTCTAGAAATGTCTCGACAACGATTACGTCCCTCTCTAGGGGATACCTATCAAACACCATGTTCTAACTGTGAAGGTAAGGGGTATATTCGAGGAACAGAATCCTTCGCTCTATCTATATTGCGTCATATTGAAGAAAAAGTAACTCAAGAGAAACTAATCTCTATTAAAATACAATTACCTGTTCCTATTGCCTCTTTTTTGCTTAATAAAAAACGTACTCTCTTAGCTGCAATTGAAAAGCGATACGGTACAGAGCTATCTCTTATTCCAAACTCTCGAATTGAGGCACCTATTTTTGAGTCTGAAAAATTTAAAAGCGAGGAAAAAGAAGAAAAGAAAAAAGAAAAAATTAATACTTCTCTTGATATGAAGGATTATGGATTTTCATTTGATACGGTTAAAGAAGATCCTATAAACGTAGAGATTACTAAAAATACTTCTGAATCTAAAGAAGAAACTGTCCTTACAGAAATCGTTCCAAAGATACCCAAAGAAGATTTAGAAAGCAATATCCTACCTTTTAAGCTCAAGCCTGCTCCATTAAAAACCCAGCCTGAGTTTTTAATTCATTTTTGGAAAGTATTTAACCATGAGGATTTAGGAGAAAATAGAGTAAATATAAATGAGCATCAGAATAAATCTAAATCCCACTATAGAAATAGCAAAAAACAATACCGTACCTCCTCTAGATCAGAGGAAGTGATAGATCGCAATAATAAAGAACCATCCGAATCCAATGAAAATTATAATACCTCTTCCCCTAAGCCTTATCATCGCCCAAGACAAGATAGAAATAGATATAGAGGACGTTATCATCGAACAGCTGCTTCAAGTAAATACTCGCAAGATCATAAAGAAAACAAAACGGTAGTCCAAAATGATATAGTGCAACAAACGATAGAAGCAGCCACGGATTTAGCAATCCCAGAATCAGATTTTCAACACATTCAAAAGGAATCTGTAGTAAATTAA